The nucleotide window GTGCCGCCATCGCTATTGGCAGCGGCATAACCGATGGCATTGTTTTCGTTGGCCTCGGTGAACAGGCCGACATCCAGCTTGCCGCCACCCGGCAGGTCGCCCTTGAGCGTGACGCGGACGCCTTGAACGGGTGACAGCGCGGTGTTGCTACCCGGATCGGGTTCGTTGTTTCGCGTCGCTTTGTACTGCACCTCGATGAGGCCCGACCCGCCCAATCCGATGGTGTCGGCATCGACTTCGATCACGATGTCACCGCCAATGTCGTCTTCCCGCACGACATAGGGTGCGCCAGCCGGGCTTCCATGCCAGCTCAGCTGAATGACGTCATCCTTGGCAAAGGCCACGCTTGGCGGCATCTCCGTTGTGGTGGTGCGGATAAACACGTTGGCGCCTGCGATGGAGTCTTCGGGCGTCAGGTTGTTGTCCTGGCCTGATGCCTTGCCCCTGACGCGTGGCGCGTGAAGATTCTCATTGATGGGCGTGCCGGGATCCGGGTCGGGTCCACCGGGGATGGACAGATTGACCACCACTAGTGTCGATTCGGACATGATTTCCCGACCGCGCCGAACGATGTACATCACCTCGGCGGCGTACCTGCTTTGTTCGTTGGCCGCCTGGATGTCGGCGTAGCTTGCAATGATGTAGAACAGTGGCGTGGCGGGTTCTCCGGGCTTGATGTCGCTGGCCCGTACCGTGACGGGAGGCAGGCGAACTCCGGCCCAGTCCAGAATGATTTCGTCCCCCGGCGCGACATGGGTGTACTGTGGAATGCTGACGGCCACCCCATCGCGGGCTTCTTTTTCAACGATCACGCCGGGCGTGGAGCCATCATGCATGGCAGCGATGCCAGGTGCCGTCAGGTTGATGGGTTCGTCGACAAGGAAAAGACGCAGGCGTGTTTCAGTCGAGCGTTGCGAGATGTTTCCCGCGCGGTCCGTTACGCGATAGTAGAACTTCACTATCCCTTTGCCGCCGGCATCCAGCAGGTGCTTGCGGGTAAAACGTGCCACGGGAAACTGGTCGATATTGACAGCGGTGATTTTGATCGGGTCGACGGGAATGTCATCACCCAGATAAGGCTGGATGACATCGCCAATCATGCGATCAAAATAGTCCGGTATCGCGCCTTCGAGAACATCGCCGAGCTCATCGAGCCGCTCGCTGGTCAGTCCGTGGTCCTCAATATCATTGGGGAAGTCGATTTCTCCGAGCCCTTCGCCACCGGGTGCCGTGCGGTCGATGCGCAAGGCAAACGGGTGCTTGCTGTCGAAGATGTCGCCCCCGGGGAACACTGCGACGGCGTAGCTGACCTGATAGGTCCTGTCAGGGCCGGCGAATTCCTTTTTGTCGATCTTGACGGAAAGGTCTTCCGCGCGATCGATGATCTCCTGCGTGATGATTCCCCGATCGCCCACTTGCTTGCCGTCGATCGTCACGAAATATTTGTCGTTGACGTGGATGGGAAGTTCCATCCACAACGGAATGCGCGTCTCGACATCCTGGTCGACGTAGGGTTGCGGAAGGGTGCCGTCGTCCAGCGCATCGGGAATCTTGATGGCAGCAAAGTCGTAATCAGCGGGTCCTGTTCGACCGATGCGTCGAAGGACGGGCCGTTCGACTTCGGGGGAGGGGCGGCGGGAAGGTTGTCGGTATGCGTCCTTGTCCATCTGGGTCCTGTAGTTTGTGCGCGCGAAGTCCTGGGTTGTTCCAGGGATTGGGTCCGATGCGGATGACCGACGCCGGGGCGTGATGCTGTCGTCAGTGCCGTGGCGCTTGCGTCGGCCATCGGTTGGCAAGTCGTCTCTCGACCGACCAAAGGTCGCCGGGACCTAAGCATGAAATCACGCGTCTCATGAAGTTCGCATTTGAGAATCTTTGCGCTTGCACGGCGTCGCGATGCGCTTCCGATGCGCTTCCATCGATCACGCCGCGCTACGTGAGTCGCGACTCAGATTTAGGACTGTTCTGGATGGAGCTGCGTCAGGTGCACTGATGAAATGCACCTCCGACGCCGCCGACCTTGCATTGCAATGATGCAGGCCCTGCGTCAGGACCTTTTCACAGGCAGGGACAGCTCCACATGCAACACATACATGGATCGCCATTCACTCTGGCACGTGGCGCTATTGCCATGGCTTTGGCTGGTTGTTTTTCATCGGCCCAGGCGCGTGATCTCGCCGGCCCGGGTCGTGTCTTTGATATCAGGCAGGGCGATGCCAGTGAAAGCTGGCGCGTGTTCGACCATGCGCGGCTTCGGGCACAGCCGGGTGCCCGGATGAACTCGGTGGCGGTGAGAGGCGCTTATCTTGAGATGACGGGCGCGCGTCTTGAGCACAGCATCAATAGCTACGCACTCGCCATCGAGAACGAGTCGGTGGCCACCCTCGTCAACTCCGACGTCATCAGCGACAGCGGCATGGCCATCGCCGTGGGAACAGGGGCTGGCATGGGGCCAGATGGCGGGTTATCGAGTCAGCTTGTTGCCGTCGATTCGAGAATCGAGGGCGTGCAGCGGGGCGTAAACATCCTCAGAAACTCAAGTGCCACGTTTCAGGGCACGTCGGTGGTGGGGCGGTGTCACCGCGGGACTTGCAGTGAGGGGTACGCCGCCGTCATCAGCAGCGGCACTCTCAATGCATTCAGTGGCAGCCATTTGCGCGGCGACAGGGCGGGTGTGTGGGTCGTCGAAGACGTGCGCGGTTATGACTCCGACGGTACGTTCGTGAATCTCGATCGGTCAAAAGTGGAGGGTGGTAGCGAAGCGGCCATTGTGGTGAATGACTTTGCGGTCGACTACACACGTTCCCATCCCGTGATCACCATCCGCAATGGAAGTGAATTGCTGAGCCAGACGGGTGTGCTCGTCAAAGTGGGCAAGTACTCCACGGCCGATATTCGGGTTCACGACAGTGCGCTCTCGGGTGATCTTGTCACCGATGAGAGCAGCTCGATCAAGCTTGGCTTGTTTGGCGATGCCAGCTTGTCAGGTCGCCTGCTGGGGAATGTCAGCCTTGCCATGGCGGATCGCAGTCAGTGGCATCCGAGTGGTGACGTGACGCTGCAGTCATTTGCGCTTGATGGCGGTACCGTCGGCCTTGGCGCAGGCACGGCAGGAACCCATGCGTCGTTGTACGTCGCAGGTGATGTCGTCGGGCGCGGTGGTGTGATTCGCCTCCATTCACGCTTGAATGAAGGCGGTGATGTCGGCACTCAGTTCACGGATCGCGTCCTGGTTGGCGGTGATGTCACAACCCTGGGCACCGTGTGGCTCGACGTCAATGGCATCGGTGCTGGCGCCAATACCGACCGCAATGGCAACGGGAAAGTCGATGCATTCGAGGGCATGTCCCTGGTGCAGGTGGGCGGCGCTTCGCGCCGGGACGCCTTTGCGCTGGCCGGCGGTTACGTTGCCGCAGGCCCCTGGCAATACAC belongs to Dyella terrae and includes:
- a CDS encoding autotransporter outer membrane beta-barrel domain-containing protein; this encodes MQHIHGSPFTLARGAIAMALAGCFSSAQARDLAGPGRVFDIRQGDASESWRVFDHARLRAQPGARMNSVAVRGAYLEMTGARLEHSINSYALAIENESVATLVNSDVISDSGMAIAVGTGAGMGPDGGLSSQLVAVDSRIEGVQRGVNILRNSSATFQGTSVVGRCHRGTCSEGYAAVISSGTLNAFSGSHLRGDRAGVWVVEDVRGYDSDGTFVNLDRSKVEGGSEAAIVVNDFAVDYTRSHPVITIRNGSELLSQTGVLVKVGKYSTADIRVHDSALSGDLVTDESSSIKLGLFGDASLSGRLLGNVSLAMADRSQWHPSGDVTLQSFALDGGTVGLGAGTAGTHASLYVAGDVVGRGGVIRLHSRLNEGGDVGTQFTDRVLVGGDVTTLGTVWLDVNGIGAGANTDRNGNGKVDAFEGMSLVQVGGASRRDAFALAGGYVAAGPWQYTLHAFGPGEVDASQNVLPVGSLQWDYRLASRLLDDGGKDPEPPVVDPPVIDPPVIDPPAVRKGLVPQAPSYLVAPLALLGYDDAVNDGLMQRLGDVRQPRLRKGHEGEVFARVVTGQQHYTTDLGFQDFGFDFRQQVNVLQLGAGLVTSELGSATLRAGWAADRGTSRVTPRAADGASQAKYTVDGASVWMTLTGDAPWYVDAVVRGSRFRGDVGTAARGTDVARVRGSGWSTSVEAGYRFALADAWAVEPHARLKRASQSFDDVHDVDDVITKVSRIRQTQLRMGATVSRQQAARFTPYARVELIGSFSGRANASIGSASWNVSDDFRVGRLGNAYRVASGATADLGRRVQVYGEATYQHHLGRYGVRSWSGHAGVRVRF